The Halotia branconii CENA392 region TGAAAATATTTTACTTTACAACGAAAATAACGTCTGTTAATGCACTAAAAGTTTGTGGTTTCCCAGGATAATTAAAATTCATCTTTAAATCTGAAATTTGCTTTGAGCTAAAAGCATCAAGAAAAGTATTTATAGTAGGTGTTAAAAGGTCTAAGTTTCTTTTAAGTTTCCACGAGCTTGAAAAATCATTCGTATCAATTAGTATAAGAAACAAGCGATTTTCTGATCCAAAGCGCATTTCTCCCTGATTCTCATACAACCATTTTGCTAGATTTTTAGGATTTTGTTGAGCTTCATTAACAATTGCCATGTTTTCAGATTTCAACTTATTAAGAACAGATTCAGATGCATTGTCATTTCGATCTCTTAACTTTTCAGTTATTTCATAATATATATTGGGAGCTTTGGCTGTTTTATCAAAGTTAATTGAAAGCTCTTTTGCTTTTTTCTTTAAAAAAGTGAGTTCAACAGGAAGATTCTTTTGCTTCCTTTTTAATTTTAAATATTCTGACGGAAAATAAGTAACCTTTAAATCAAAAGGTATATTTTTGATGAAAAAATCAACACTCTTAATTTGTCCAACAGTAGCTAAAATAGATGGATGCGATTTAAATATATGCTCAATTAAAATACTAGACCAATGGTTATACCAACTATTCAGTACATATCCTTGAACAACTCGATTTATCTCCGTTTCAAACTTAGACATTAATATTTCATAGGATATGATATCTTTCGTTTTCACATAATGACTTACCAAGTATTTATCCAATGAATTTTGATAATCACCTCCCCATTCAAATATTTTCAACTTATATAATTCAGAAACGAGACTTTCCTTATTTAAAGCTCCCAATATTTGTACATTTTTTTCCTTAATATATAAATCTAATTGCTGATGAGACTGAGATAGGTTAGATTGCAAAAGTAGAAATAACTCCTCAAATTGTCCATTTAAACTGCTAGTCTTTAAGACTAATGAATATTTTTTGATAAATTCTGAAACTAATTCTTTTCTTATGATTGATTTAGTTTTTAACCACAATTGACCTGCATAATCCGTATTAAATTCTGTTAAATGTTCGCTGTCATATAATTCTTTCCAGTAAGAAAAATCTTTCATGTCAAATCTTGAAATATCTTCGTCTTATGTTGCCGTTGCTATTTGGGGTACTAAAGTTGACCAGCCTGGTATCTTATCAAGAAGTTCCCGCTTATAGCTAATACTACACCCTTTTCTTTTGAGAACAAGAACATAATCTGTTTTCATTCCACCTTTTCTATTGTCTTGCACTACTGAGTTTGCAGAATATTCCATAGGAAAAGCCCCAATAAATTGCAAATCAGAATTATTTTCAAGTATTTCTAAGAATTTCCAACTTTCTTGATCGCGGGCATTGAAGTATATTAAAAACGTTCCATCGTCAGTAAGAATACGACTAGATTCCCCTATAAAGGATTTCATCTTTTCTATATACTTGCTCTTCTTTTTATTTCTCTCTTTGGCGTTAGAAATAATTATTTCTTTTTCAAAATTAACATCTTTATTTAAAATAGAATTCCATATTTCACTTAATTCAAGGTATGGAATTCGATCACTATGTGGTGGGTCAGTGCAAATCATTTTTATAGATTTTTCTGGTATTTTTTGCATTACATCTATACAATCATCATTAATAATTAATGCTCCTTGTCTACTTTTTAATAGCGCACTTATTGATTCATGTCTAAGATATTTATGTTCACTAATATCAACTAATGCTTTATAGAGTTTTTTAGCTCTACTCTCAAAACAGTTCCAAACATTAATCTCAAAGTGTAATTCTGGTCTCCAGTAGCCGATTACCCAACTGCCGACCTCTATTTTGTTAGAAATTTGATTCTTTGTTTTTCCTCGATTGGTGATTGCAAATACCATAGATGACATTTGCCCTGATGAAGAAGTAAGAGTTAATAATAAAGCTTTTTGAATTGTATCTGGAAATAATTTAATTTCATCCAGTATTAAATCAATATTATGCAAAGCTCTACGAGTAAACAAATCGTAGATAGACATTTGATTACTTGAGTTAATTCTTGAATTTGTAAAAAAAGTTAGTTTTCTAATGTTACGTGTTGAATATTGAGAAAAGGACTCAATTTTTTCTAAATCGAAGCTTGTTGTTTCCATCTCAATCCTACTTCTACCTACCTTTGGCTTCATCCATACTTTCAAAAGTTCACCACTACTCCATAAATAATGTGATGCTATTTCCCCATTATTAGTCAAATATGTCTTATTTATTTTATATTTAATTTTTGTTTCAATCTCTTGTAGGGCTGATTGAAATACCGAAGCTTTCGGAAGTTCTAACAAGAAGTTGCTATGTTCAATTGCAAAA contains the following coding sequences:
- a CDS encoding DNA methyltransferase, which codes for MTAKTIKNISNPDTYKGMYSFHKYWGKKPTESITFFIQNYTNESDIVLDPFLGSGFISRECLYRRRRFIGIDINPFAIEHSNFLLELPKASVFQSALQEIETKIKYKINKTYLTNNGEIASHYLWSSGELLKVWMKPKVGRSRIEMETTSFDLEKIESFSQYSTRNIRKLTFFTNSRINSSNQMSIYDLFTRRALHNIDLILDEIKLFPDTIQKALLLTLTSSSGQMSSMVFAITNRGKTKNQISNKIEVGSWVIGYWRPELHFEINVWNCFESRAKKLYKALVDISEHKYLRHESISALLKSRQGALIINDDCIDVMQKIPEKSIKMICTDPPHSDRIPYLELSEIWNSILNKDVNFEKEIIISNAKERNKKKSKYIEKMKSFIGESSRILTDDGTFLIYFNARDQESWKFLEILENNSDLQFIGAFPMEYSANSVVQDNRKGGMKTDYVLVLKRKGCSISYKRELLDKIPGWSTLVPQIATAT